The sequence TGGATATCAAGATTTCTAATCCGAAGAATGCCGTCGTCAATCTGAATGTCTGCCACAGCTCCTCCTTCTTATCAACCGTAAGGAAGCTCGAAGCGAGCCTTGCGTTGACTGATTAAATACCCCATGTTAGCATGATCCAACATTTTTTACCTGTATTCTATGCCTACGGAAAAGTATTTAAACAGAAGGAGGATGGTCATGCTCAGATCACAACTGCTTCCCTCAAAGCTGGTCGGCCTCAGTCTTACGGTCCTGCTGATGGGGACACTTGTGGCTTGTGGCGGTCCCCCGAAATGGGTCCAGCATGGATCCGGCGCCTTTAATGAAAAAGACAGCAAAGCTTTTTATGGAGTGGGAGCGGTATCCGGAGTACGCAATGCCCCGCTCGCATGGGATACGGCAGAGAATCGCGGTAGAGCAGAAATTGCCAAGACATTCGAAACCTATACCGGATACTTGATGAGAGATTATGCCGCCTCAACAACGGCAGGCGATTTTACTCGGAATACCGAAGAGCAAAATGTCGAGAGAGCCATTAAGACCATCACGACCACGACGTTGAGTGGAGTTCGGAAAATGGACCAGTATCTAGATCCAAAGACTAACACATATTATGTCTTGACCAAGTTGAGTTTGGAAGATATGAAGAGCAATCTGGAACAGGCCAAAGAACTCAACAGCCAAGTTCGGGACTTCGTGCGGAAAAACGCGGATCGCTTGTTTGAGAGGCTGGAGAAAGAAGAAGAAAAGCGAGGCATCCAGTGATTGTTGTGAGACAGACCTTCACTCCTTGCGGAGGTGGATTGTGATTCAACGGCCCAATTCTTCTCTTCTGGTCATGATGACTACTGTCCTTGCATTGTCTGGCTGTGGACACGAAACAAAAGTGACTCGGGTCGACACGGGGGTCATCACTGATTTGAGCGGGAGATGGAATGATACGGATTCCCGGATGGTAGCGGAAGCCATGGTCAAAGATGCCCTTCAATACCCTTGGCTCGGGAATTTTGAAAAGTTGACGAAACGTCAACCCGTCGTTGTTGTAGGAACTGTCGTGAATAGTAGTCACGAACATATCAGCGTACAGACCTTTATCACGGATTTGGAACGAGAACTTACCAATTCTCAGAAAGTCACGTTTGTGGCCGGCAAAGGCGAGCGCGACGAGGTTCGAACCGAACGAAAAGAGCAGGCGATCTACGCGAGTGAAGAGACTCAGAAGGCCCCCGGGAAGGAAACGGGGGCCGATTTCATGATGAAGGGCACGATTGCCACCATTCTCGATGAAGCCGATGGGACCAAAGCGGTCTTCTATCAGGTTGACCTTCAGATGATTGATTTGGAGAGTAATGCTAAGGTCTGGTATGGGCAAAAGAAGATCAAGAAGGTGGTCGAAAAGAAGCGCACAGTCTTTTAGCATCCTCGGACACTGTTGAGACCATTCCTCCCACGGTTGGCCCCCGAGGGTTCTGTGCAGTGGGGCGCCACCACTCTAATCTCCTCGGTCTTGTTTATTTTTATCATCATGTTTTTGACCGGGTGCGGTCCTTCGGTCAGTCACTACCTGTTAATCGAACAAAGCTTACATGCCGGTGACCCGCACCGGGCTGCAGCTATCGTTGAGCAAACTGAGAAAGAGTACGGAGCGAAGGGGCGACTTCTGTATGCGATGGATCGAGGTATGGTGTTGCAGTTGGCGGGACAGTACGAGCAAAGCAATGCGTCGCTCGACAGGGCCGAAGAGGAAATCGAGCGACTCTATACGAGGAGCATCCGATCTGAAACGGCCGCCTTTCTAACCAATGATAACGCCTTACCGTATGAAGGGGATGCCTACGAGCATGTGATGGTCAATGTGATCAAGGCCCTGAACTACGCGGCACAGGGGCAACTGCAAGAAGCTCTGGTTGAGGTGCGTCGTGTCGACCATCGCCTGAATGTGTTGGGTGATAGGATCAAGGAATCAGAC is a genomic window of Candidatus Nitrospira kreftii containing:
- a CDS encoding hypothetical protein (conserved protein of unknown function), whose product is MLRSQLLPSKLVGLSLTVLLMGTLVACGGPPKWVQHGSGAFNEKDSKAFYGVGAVSGVRNAPLAWDTAENRGRAEIAKTFETYTGYLMRDYAASTTAGDFTRNTEEQNVERAIKTITTTTLSGVRKMDQYLDPKTNTYYVLTKLSLEDMKSNLEQAKELNSQVRDFVRKNADRLFERLEKEEEKRGIQ
- a CDS encoding Penicillin-binding protein activator LpoB, with protein sequence MIQRPNSSLLVMMTTVLALSGCGHETKVTRVDTGVITDLSGRWNDTDSRMVAEAMVKDALQYPWLGNFEKLTKRQPVVVVGTVVNSSHEHISVQTFITDLERELTNSQKVTFVAGKGERDEVRTERKEQAIYASEETQKAPGKETGADFMMKGTIATILDEADGTKAVFYQVDLQMIDLESNAKVWYGQKKIKKVVEKKRTVF